The following is a genomic window from Geminicoccaceae bacterium.
CTCGTCGAGCAGGTTTTCCAGCGGCACGACGCGGGCGACCAGGTTGGCCTTCTCGGCTTCCTCGGCACTCATCATCCGTCCCGTCAGGATCATCTCCATCGCCTTGCTCTTGCCGATCTCCCGGATCAGGCGCTGGGTTCCGCCGGCACCGGGAATGATCCCGAGATTGATTTCCGGCTGTCCGAAACGGGCATTTTCGGCAGCGAGCACGATGTCGCACATCATCGCCAGCTCGCAGCCGCCGCCCAGCGCATAACCCGCTACGGCGGCGATGATCGGCTTTCGATGACGGGTGACATTCTGCCAGTTGGCAATGTAGTCCGTGTTGTAAGCCTGCGAGAAGTCGAGATCCGCCATCTCCTTGATATCGGCGCCGGCGGCAAAAGCCTTCTCCGAGCCTGTCAGGACGACGGCCGCCACTTCCTCGTCGGCGTCAAAGGCCGAGAGCGCCCGCTCGAGTTCGCGGAAGAGCAGCGCATTGAGCGCATTCAGCGACTTCGGCCGGTTGATCGTGATCAGGCCGACGGCTTCACGTTTCTCGACGAGAATGGTCTCATAGGCCATAAGAATCCCCCAAAGCCAACTTTGCGGTCGATCAAATATCCCGTCAATCAACCGCACGAAGTGCACGCGCTTTTGCAATGCACTGCAAAACGAGGCGGGTTAAACACCAAGGTCGAGGCGAACGTCCAGCCTCTTTTTGCCGGCGGGACTGCCGACAGGCCATTCTCCGTCGAGGAACATCACCGCCGGGCAACCTTCCCGTCACCGTTGACATCGATTGCAGAAAAACGTCGCGCGTCCACCCTGGACCATCCGGCGCACCGGCTCGCCACAGTTCCGGCAGGGCAGGTCGTCGCGGCCATAGACCCGGAAGAACGACTGGAAATTG
Proteins encoded in this region:
- a CDS encoding enoyl-CoA hydratase; amino-acid sequence: MAYETILVEKREAVGLITINRPKSLNALNALLFRELERALSAFDADEEVAAVVLTGSEKAFAAGADIKEMADLDFSQAYNTDYIANWQNVTRHRKPIIAAVAGYALGGGCELAMMCDIVLAAENARFGQPEINLGIIPGAGGTQRLIREIGKSKAMEMILTGRMMSAEEAEKANLVARVVPLENLLDEALKIGNEIAQKSQPIVAMAKEAVNVAYETSLAEGIRFERRAFYATFATDDRSEGMAAFTEKRSAKFDHR